Below is a window of Candidatus Obscuribacterales bacterium DNA.
CGTGGGTGGGACCTTGTGTAAGCCTAGTTACAACCCACCTACGCGGCCAAATCCTCAACGGCATCATGTGCTCCTCGCAGGGAGGTCTCGGCATCTATCATCAGCTGATCAGCAGCGATCACATCGACATTAACGATCCCAATAAATCCCAACACATGCCGCATGTAGTTGGTTGCAAAGTCGACTTCAGATCCAGAAGCCACTCCGCCGGATGCTACTGCAAGGACTGCGCGCTTGTTGTTAAGCAATCCGACTGGACCAGTTTCCGTATAGGCAAATGTGACGCCAGCACGAGCCACCAGATCAACCCATGCTTTTAGCGCTGCTGGAACACCAAAATCGTAGATTGGAACACCAATAACCAACGTGTCAGCATCCATAACTTCCCGAATAAGTTGATCAGAATATGCGAGGCTTTCGATCTGTTGGGGGGTTCGGTCAGCTTCTGGCGTAAAGTTCGCTCCTACCCAAGATTCGTC
It encodes the following:
- a CDS encoding NAD(P)H-dependent oxidoreductase gives rise to the protein MPKVLRIDASARRDGSVTRELADRIIAKLGSIEVTTRDLLDGVPLIDESWVGANFTPEADRTPQQIESLAYSDQLIREVMDADTLVIGVPIYDFGVPAALKAWVDLVARAGVTFAYTETGPVGLLNNKRAVLAVASGGVASGSEVDFATNYMRHVLGFIGIVNVDVIAADQLMIDAETSLRGAHDAVEDLAA